From a region of the Coffea arabica cultivar ET-39 chromosome 3e, Coffea Arabica ET-39 HiFi, whole genome shotgun sequence genome:
- the LOC140038376 gene encoding putative late blight resistance protein homolog R1B-16 — MVSTCSIDRVLLDLELLLLNIVRSRYATYIAPRVRDAIKRMKFLRTFLMHARKWSQSNDLYLQSDDVAKKVILPSFLSCVEDTFHKYEEDIHYLSLISKTDKDHYSIVNRGVFPEIEKQIELLKQEIIQIYFAMASSRSLQSNSCMTDDELTEFIDLILQNLADLINGYMDGKISESSISAALSAQVQALEAKLTFLKSFIPFAKLRGTVDIPALLLAHFEVVALNAARLSYMCSFWEDEQLHNPEFCSMIYEQQQKITPIDFQVYEIYMDVLRATRSSKSLHNKMMDKQILNNLNDSLISCLWEQLCCSSSFMDSLKDEMRILYAGLKFLRSILRKQQEKMDEQNEKIGALLSEAAIIICSPSLNRVKEEVSLSESTEALDCYDMLANTNIHIKYFKDQIIGSSIIESIPSFHSLRVPEVSKTSSRVLSKGKMPIPHEVMVGLDDEAEKVIERLVSGSKQVEIVPIVGMAGLGKTTLAKKVYNDSSIIYNFQIRLWCTVSQAYNMKNVLLQILCSEGKHSRMDDELKNLDEHVLLEKLYKKLKENRYLVVFDDVWDIKVWNDLRISFPDDKKGSRIIFTSRSSNVALQVEYGGKSHNLRPLSEKESFELLLKKVFGKGDCPQALCGTAMKIAKKCRGLPLALVVVAGVLATIEHDILVWEEFAESLTLTMVSSTDQCKKSLELSYEHLPYHLKACLLYFAAFREDEKIGAKNLIRLWIAEGFVEKIEGKRSEVVAEEYLMDLIGRNLVMVSKSRSIGGVKTCYIHDLIFEFCKGEAKEKKFLQVLRGYDELSTFIEPPNLPRLSICSSGEDFIKSKLFCPCLGTLLFFDAIPGYIKFELRNISFLFCIYKQLKVLNLEGINLMLKELPAEVESLLCLRYLSLRAERMEFIPPSIAKLSHLETFCLYSHRMVSLPDSIWNMKKLRHVHARSGVVIRLSSNDNVVENLSTLPNLDTLSTLHLDLDKEGENLLRRIPNVHRLKIFDLGRQNTVCCNMSRLECLESLTLRSYVFPGSREHVELSFPMNLKKLSFPCESSP, encoded by the coding sequence ATGgtctccacttgcagcatcgatCGGGTCTTACTTGATCTAGAGTTGCTGCTCCTGAACATCGTCCGAAGCCGGTATGCTACTTACATTGCTCCTCGTGTTCGTGATGCAATCAAACGCATGAAATTTCTCAGAACATTTCTTATGCATGCAAGAAAGTGGAGCCAAAGCAATGATTTGTACTTGCAATCTGACGATGTAGCGAAGAAGGTGATTCTTCCATCTTTCTTATCTTGCGTTGAAGATACCTTCCACAAATACGAGGAGGACATTCACTATCTTTCCCTTATATCAAAAACGGATAAAGATCACTATTCTATTGTTAATCGTGGAGTGTTCCCCGAAATTGAGAAACAGATCGAGTTACTTAAGcaagaaatcatccaaatttacTTTGCTATGGCAAGCAGCAGGTCATTGCAATCAAATTCTTGTATGACGGATGATGAACTAACGGAATTCATAGACCTCATCCTACAAAATCTAGCAGATTTGATAAATGGCTATATGGATGGGAAAATTAGTGAATCATCTATTTCTGCTGCTTTGAGTGCTCAAGTACAAGCCCTTGAAGCCAAGCTAACATTCTTGAAAAGCTTCATTCCATTTGCCAAATTGCGAGGAACTGTAGATATTCCTGCCCTGCTGTTGGCTCACTTTGAAGTGGTGGCTTTGAACGCAGCACGCCTCTCTTACATGTGTTCCTTTTGGGAAGATGAGCAACTGCACAATCCTGAGTTCTGCTCCATGATATATGAGCAACAACAGAAAATCACACCTATTGATTTTCAAGTCTATGAGATTTATATGGATGTTCTTAGAGCTACAAGATCCTCAAAATCACTGCATAATAAAATGATGGATAAGCAGATATTGAACAACTTAAATGATTCTCTGATAAGTTGTCTTTGGGAGCAGTTATGCTGCAGCTCTAGCTTTATGGATTCCTTGAAAGATGAAATGCGAATACTCTATGCAGGACTGAAGTTCTTGAGAAGCATTTTAAGGAAGCAGCAGGAGAAGATGgatgaacaaaatgaaaaaattggtgCTCTTCTTAGTGAGGCAGCCATTATAATTTGCTCGCCTTCTCTAAACAGAGTCAAAGAAGAAGTTAGTCTCTCAGAATCCACAGAGGCCCTTGACTGTTATGATATGCTGGCTAATACCAACATCCATATCAAGTATTTTAAGGATCAGATCATTGGCTCAAGCATTATTGAAAGTATTCCTTCCTTTCATAGCTTAAGAGTACCAGAAGTTAGCAAGACTTCCAGCCGCGTgctatcaaaaggaaaaatgccAATACCCCATGAAGTCATGGTTGGTCTTGATGATGAGGCAGAAAAAGTAATTGAACGACTTGTAAGCGGATCAAAACAGGTGGAAATTGTTCCCATTGTGGGAATGGCTGGGCTTGGTAAAACAACTTTAGCCAAAAAGGTTTACAATGATAGTTCAATTATCTATAACTTCCAGATTCGTCTTTGGTGTACTGTTTCTCAAGCCTATAACATGAAAAATGTATTACTTCAAATTTTGTGCTCTGAAGGCAAACATTCCAGGATGGATGATGAGTTAAAAAATCTGGATGAACATGTGTTGCTTGAAAAGCTATACAAAAAGCTAAAGGAGAATCGGTATCTTGTTGTTTTTGATGATGTCTGGGACATTAAGGTATGGAATGACCTGAGAATTTCATTCCCTGATGACAAGAAAGGAAGTAGAATCATCTTCACGAGTCGATCTTCTAATGTGGCTTTACAGGTTGAATATGGGGGGAAATCTCACAATCTTCGCCCACTCAGTGAGAAAGAAAGTTTTGAATTACTGCTGAAAAAGGTATTTGGAAAAGGAGATTGTCCTCAAGCATTGTGTGGAACCGCTATGAAGATTGCCAAGAAGTGCAGGGGATTGCCACTTGCACTTGTTGTTGTTGCTGGAGTTCTAGCAACTATAGAGCATGATATTTTGGTTTGGGAAGAATTTGCGGAAAGTTTAACTTTGACCATGGTGTCTAGTACAGACCAGTGCAAGAAGTCATTGGAACTCAGTTATGAGCATTTACCATATCACTTGAAGGCATGCTTGCTGTATTTTGCTGCATTTCGAGAAGATGAAAAAATTGGTGCCAAGAATTTGATTCGTCTCTGGATTGCAGAAGGATTTGTggaaaaaattgaaggaaagagATCAGAGGTCGTTGCAGAAGAATATTTGATGGACCTTATTGGTCGAAACTTAGTTATGGTAAGTAAAAGCAGATCCATTGGTGGAGTCAAAACTTGTTACATTCACGATTTGATATTTGAGTTCTGTAAGGGCGAggcgaaagaaaagaaatttcttcaGGTCCTGCGAGGATATGATGAGCTTTCTACCTTTATTGAGCCTCCCAATCTACCTCGGTTGTCCATTTGCTCCAGTGGAGAAGATTTTATAAAGTCAAAGCTATTTTGTCCATGTTTAGGTACTCTGCTATTCTTTGATGCTATTCCAGGATATATTAAGTTTGAGTTGCGTAACATCTCCTTCCTTTTTTGCATCTACAAACAACTTAAAGTTTTGAATTTAGAGGGCATTAACCTAATGCTGAAGGAGCTTCCAGCTGAAGTCGAATCACTTCTTTGTTTGAGGTACTTATCCCTTAGAGCAGAGCGCATGGAATTCATTCCACCATCTATAGCCAAGCTCTCAcatttggaaaccttttgtctGTATTCTCATCGGATGGTTTCGTTGCCAGATAGCATCTGGAACATGAAGAAGTTGAGGCATGTACATGCAAGGAGTGGCGTTGTTATTCGTCTATCTTCCAACGACAACGTTGTTGAAAACCTCTCTACTTTACCCAATTTAGACACACTCTCTACTCTGCATCTTGATCTTGATAAAGAGGGAGAGAACCTATTGAGAAGGATTCCCAACGTTCACCGACTTAAAATTTTCGATTTGGGGCGACAAAATACAGTATGCTGCAACATGAGTCGACTAGAATGCCTAGAGTCACTCACCTTAAGGAGCTACGTTTTCCCAGGTTCGCGGGAACATGTTGAGCTTTCCTTTCCcatgaatttgaaaaagttgtCTTTCCCGTGTGAGTCTTCCCCGTAG